The genomic region TGAGTTCTGGCGGGAACACGTGTTCCGGTACCGCGCGCTGTGGGGTCTCGCGTTCACGTTGCACCTCCTCTTCTTCGCGTTGAGCGGGATCCTTCCCTTCTTCTTTAAGCGGGTGATCGACGCCGTGACCGTCCTCGACCCGCGGCTGTTTGCCCTCTGGATCGCGGTGTTCCTGGGCACGGAGATCGCCCAGGTGGTCCTCCTCTACACTCGGGGCTACGCCACGCGGCGCCTCGAGCTCAAGGTGGAACAGGACGTGCAGCTGGCGATGTACCGTAGGTTCCACACTGCGCCCTACGAACAGGCGTTGAAGACGAAGGCCGGCGAGGCGCTGCAGAGGCTGACGAGCGACGTGCCGCGCGCCTCGCCCCTCATCGTGAAAAACGTGGCCGAGCTCGTCGGGCACATCGTGCTCGTGGTGATCGTGCTTTCCCTCATGTTCGCCATGGCCCCGCTGCTCGCGGCGATCGCTGTCGCGTTCGTCGCCGTGTACACGGTGGGGTTCCGCCTCTACGGGAAGCGAGCCCCCGCTCTCGCCATCCGGCGCCAGGAGGCCGAGGCGCGGTACGTCGCTACGGCCGAGGAGGGCTTGGGCGCCCTCTACTCGGTGCGCGTTCAGGCCGGCCTGCGCGGGGTGATGGACCGCTTCTCCCGGGCCCTCGGGGCCTACCTGCGGGAGGGGTTCGCCCTGTACAAGCTGACCCTCCTCTTTCAGGGCGGGTTCACAACCCTGATCACTGTCGGCTCGGAGGTGGCGGTGATACTCACCGGGGCCTGGCTCATCTTCCGCGGGGAGGCCACGGTGGGGACCCTGGTCGCCTTCAGCCAGTACA from Candidatus Bipolaricaulis anaerobius harbors:
- a CDS encoding ABC transporter ATP-binding protein, which codes for MRERLRRVLEFWREHVFRYRALWGLAFTLHLLFFALSGILPFFFKRVIDAVTVLDPRLFALWIAVFLGTEIAQVVLLYTRGYATRRLELKVEQDVQLAMYRRFHTAPYEQALKTKAGEALQRLTSDVPRASPLIVKNVAELVGHIVLVVIVLSLMFAMAPLLAAIAVAFVAVYTVGFRLYGKRAPALAIRRQEAEARYVATAEEGLGALYSVRVQAGLRGVMDRFSRALGAYLREGFALYKLTLLFQGGFTTLITVGSEVAVILTGAWLIFRGEATVGTLVAFSQYINWLYVFVGFMSGFAAEIEPALVSLGRVQEVLSWPEQWTVEEPQVPTTVPDHPYAVEVRDLDFSVGGMSVFRGLSLRVERGRMTAVVGRSGLGKSTLLNLILGLYPVPPEKVFLFGRDVTEIPLPERVGMVAVVEQEPKFVSAGGSLADVLGAPEERIREVARKLGLDDFVQDLFARDLASAKLSELSGGERKRLGVLRGFLREAPLLLLDEPTAFLDERTAATVLDHIRTNFPGVTVVAFSHDPLVCDRCDTVIDLERGAPPG